The Bdellovibrio sp. ZAP7 DNA segment TAAAAAAAGGCGCAAGCATTCTCTGCTTTGCGCCTTTTGCCTTTTTAAAGCTCGCTTTTACTTACTGGCTTTTTCCATTCTCTGCAGGAACTTTTCTGCATTTTCGAACTGGGTCAATGTCAGGCCATCGATCCATACCCCTTTGGCATTATAGAAAATCACCGTTGGTAATCCCTGAATGTTGTATTTCTTTTTTAGAACCTTTAATGCAGCAGATTCTTTCGTGGCGTCGTATTTTAATAGCACGAAGTTACCACCCATGGCGCGAACCCGTGGATCAGTGAATGTGTTTTCTGCAAGTTCGTGACAAGCAGCACACCACTCAGCCCAGAAGTCGATGATCACAGGGCGCCCCTCCTTAACGGCTTTTGCCAAAGCTTCATCCGTATACGGTTGCCAATTCAAAGTTTGAATTTGGTTGATCGAGTTATCAGCCATGACACGACCACGAATATAAGGGCGCAAATCAAAAACAGACAATCCAATATAGCCGATACCCACGATCAAAACAGCCTGCATAATGCCTTTTTGGATATGTTGACGGGGGCCGCCGCCGCCACCCTTTGTCGGCAGGAAAGCTCCGTAAACGCTGGCCAGGATCACTAAGCCTAAACCCAGGGAGCCATCGAACCAACGCACTGGAAGTAACAACTCTAAGTAGTAATAGAACGCAGAAAGCATCAACGTCCCAAGAATGAATTTGAACCAAACCATCCAGGGACCGGAACGTGGAAGTTTTTTAACCAACTGATTGGAAAGACCTAAAGCGATAAAGATTAAACCCAAGCCCAGTGCATAGACAAACAAGAACAAGAACCCATAGAGCATGTTTTTGGTGGAAGCAACATAGGTCAGAATCGCGACCAAGACAGGTCCCACGCAGGGGCTTGCCACGATACCGGCAAACAATCCCGTCAGATAAATTCCCAAGATACTTTGCTTTTGCTTTGTTGCGCCCAGACGATTTCTTAAGAAAGCGGGAACTTGCAAGTCATATAAGCCGTACATCGATAGTGCCATTGCCAGGAAAATCACACAGACAACAGAAAGTACGTAAGGGTTGCCTAAAGAAGCCCCGAACACATTGCCACTCGTGGCAGCAGCTAATCCCAAAAGGGAGTAGGTCGTGGCAATACCCAACACGTACACACAGGATGTGAAAAAGTTTTGTAAGCGTGAACGCTGTTCGGCGTGGTTCCCCAAAACCGCCAAAGTAATTGGGATCATCGGGAAGATACACGGAGTAAAGCTTGTGAAAATTCCCGCAAAGAAAACAAAGACCAATCCCGCCACCATACTTGAACCCAAGTATTTAGCAAAATTGCTGCTGTCGAAAAAGCCATTGGTCTTTTCGTGAACGGTTGGCATATTTTGAATCTGAGCTCCACCCTCAACCATCGGGGTGATAATTGGCACTTCCAAAGTTTTCGTCGTCGGGAACAGGCAGAACTGATCGGAGCATGCTTGATAAGTCAGTTCCAGTTTCATCTTTTCATGTTTTTTTAAGAAGCGAGTCGGTGCTTCAATATGAGCGGTCAGAGTTCCTTCACCCACCAAACCGGTGCGTTCGCGTTTTGAGAATTTATCATACCACTTCGTTACGGGCTCCAATTTAAATGGCGCCACTTTGAATCCATCTGGTTCATAGATAACTACTTTGAATTGATCCTCGTAAGCGTGGAAGTTCTCAGGAAGCTTTAATTTGAAAGTGAGGGAACCTCCCTGGCCGGGACTCCACTCATAGGGAAGGACCTGAGTCTCGACCAAAAGTGGGTCGTTCTCAGAAGCAGTTGTCTGTGCCCAGGACGTAAGTCCCAAGAGCAGGAAAGAAACGATAAGGAAAAGGTTCTGCATTGTTGCTTTCATATATTTGTCTTAGTCCCTCTCCCGACTATGGGCAAGATTATTTGCCGATGACTCAATTCTAACATGTATCAAACCGATAGAGAAACTGAAGAGGTCATATTCTATGGGTTTTGTAGGTATATTGATAGTTTTCGCGACAGTTTTCGGGGGCTATATTGCCGGTCACGGTAAGATGGGCGTCATCATCGAAGCTGCGGGTCTTGAGATGGTTATCATCGGGGGAGCTGCCTTCGGTGCATACGTTATTGCCAACCCAATGAAAATCGTAAAGATGGGGATTAAACTTTCCATCAAAGCGATGACTTCCAAGGGTCCACAAAAGTCAGACTATGTTGAACTTTTGCAAATGCTTTTTCAACTTTTCCAAGTCTTCAGAAAAGAAGGTCCTCAAGGTATCGAGAAACATATCGAGGAACCGGAAAAGTCTGACATCTTTAAAGCGTACCCAAGCTTTATGCACAACCATCATGCCGTAGATTTTCTTTGCGACACGATGAAGGTGACATTGTCATCTGAACTTTCTCCTTATGACGTTGATGATCTTTTGGATGCGGATATCAAAGGTATCCATGCCGAAGAACATCTAGCACAACATGCCGTCGCCGCCGTCGCCGGTGGTTTCCCGGGACTAGGGATCGTTGCCGCCGTACTTGGTATCGTTAAGACCATGGGTGTCTTGACGGCAGGTACAGAGGTAATCGGTGAGTACGTTGCCCATGCCCTCGTGGGAACGATGTTAGGGGTTTTCTGTGCTTACGGTTTGATCGAGCCGACTGCAACTAAAATGGCAGCGGATATCGAAGCGGAAGGTCGTTACTTGGGTTGTATAAAAGCGGCACTGGTAGCTTTGCAACGTGGTGCTCCTCCGATCGTGTGTGTAGAGTACGCTCGTCGTTCGATCATGCCGGAAGAAAGACCGACATTTAACGAAGTCGACAAAGCTACAAAAGAAATCAAGAAAGCTGCGTAATGTGAACAGAGCGGGAGCCAGGATTACGGCTCCCTCTGGATTAAGGAAGAACAATGGCAGAGAAGAAACAGACAATCGTCATCAAAAAGATCATCGTCCAAGGCGGCGGTGGACACGGGGGCTCCTGGAAGGTTGCCCTTGCTGACTTTATGACGGCCTTGATGGCCTTCTTCCTGGTTATGTGGATCGTGGGTCAATCTGATCAGACTAAAAAAGCGGTTTCAGATTATTTCTCCACGCCTTCAGTTATTGAATATAATTTCCAAAACTTCGGGGTTGAGCTGACTCTTGAAAAACTTTTCCTGGATCTTTTGAACGAACCGTTAAAGGCGTTCCAAAGTTTCATGGAGCCAATGGATAAAACTCCAAATCTGTTGGATATGGGTTCTGCAAAAGTAGTGGCTGCGTATATGGCTGACCAGATGAATGATGTCGCTAAAAACGTAGTGGTCACTCCCGA contains these protein-coding regions:
- a CDS encoding protein-disulfide reductase DsbD, whose product is MKATMQNLFLIVSFLLLGLTSWAQTTASENDPLLVETQVLPYEWSPGQGGSLTFKLKLPENFHAYEDQFKVVIYEPDGFKVAPFKLEPVTKWYDKFSKRERTGLVGEGTLTAHIEAPTRFLKKHEKMKLELTYQACSDQFCLFPTTKTLEVPIITPMVEGGAQIQNMPTVHEKTNGFFDSSNFAKYLGSSMVAGLVFVFFAGIFTSFTPCIFPMIPITLAVLGNHAEQRSRLQNFFTSCVYVLGIATTYSLLGLAAATSGNVFGASLGNPYVLSVVCVIFLAMALSMYGLYDLQVPAFLRNRLGATKQKQSILGIYLTGLFAGIVASPCVGPVLVAILTYVASTKNMLYGFLFLFVYALGLGLIFIALGLSNQLVKKLPRSGPWMVWFKFILGTLMLSAFYYYLELLLPVRWFDGSLGLGLVILASVYGAFLPTKGGGGGPRQHIQKGIMQAVLIVGIGYIGLSVFDLRPYIRGRVMADNSINQIQTLNWQPYTDEALAKAVKEGRPVIIDFWAEWCAACHELAENTFTDPRVRAMGGNFVLLKYDATKESAALKVLKKKYNIQGLPTVIFYNAKGVWIDGLTLTQFENAEKFLQRMEKASK
- the motA gene encoding flagellar motor stator protein MotA, which gives rise to MGFVGILIVFATVFGGYIAGHGKMGVIIEAAGLEMVIIGGAAFGAYVIANPMKIVKMGIKLSIKAMTSKGPQKSDYVELLQMLFQLFQVFRKEGPQGIEKHIEEPEKSDIFKAYPSFMHNHHAVDFLCDTMKVTLSSELSPYDVDDLLDADIKGIHAEEHLAQHAVAAVAGGFPGLGIVAAVLGIVKTMGVLTAGTEVIGEYVAHALVGTMLGVFCAYGLIEPTATKMAADIEAEGRYLGCIKAALVALQRGAPPIVCVEYARRSIMPEERPTFNEVDKATKEIKKAA